Proteins encoded within one genomic window of Streptomyces sp. NBC_01142:
- a CDS encoding GIY-YIG nuclease family protein — MGMDLIIKVLHITELLPALREHFADTPDAPQEFTQGQIRPGSPGVYVWTDSRGAVLYIGCALCLSARIQDQEGWVAEYIPAERWTLSVIHMLKEHQARVSWVETPDHEEALELERRLIEWHRSETGVAPPAVGWECKLGSRRERAQLWAQALWRHVQDVEARLP, encoded by the coding sequence ATGGGAATGGACCTGATCATCAAGGTATTGCACATCACGGAGCTCCTGCCGGCGCTGCGCGAGCACTTCGCGGACACACCAGACGCCCCGCAGGAGTTCACGCAGGGGCAGATCCGCCCCGGCTCGCCCGGGGTGTACGTATGGACCGACTCCCGGGGCGCCGTCCTCTACATCGGCTGCGCACTCTGCCTGAGCGCGCGGATCCAGGACCAGGAGGGGTGGGTCGCCGAGTACATTCCTGCCGAGCGGTGGACGCTCAGCGTGATCCATATGCTCAAGGAACACCAGGCCCGGGTGTCGTGGGTGGAGACGCCCGACCACGAAGAGGCACTGGAGCTCGAGCGCCGGCTGATCGAGTGGCACCGGTCCGAAACGGGCGTGGCACCCCCCGCGGTGGGCTGGGAATGCAAACTGGGAAGCCGACGCGAACGGGCACAACTCTGGGCACAAGCCCTGTGGCGTCATGTCCAGGACGTGGAAGCGCGCCTCCCATAG
- a CDS encoding helix-turn-helix transcriptional regulator, producing MTLGERIRAARQARQPRCSQAKLADELSVARWGKAGFLDRQQVYRWETGRRVPTEWLPFIEQVLQLDLSGGNEAPFADTVASVMGLGGSDVLDRRQFLTASAAVGLAALDLPDAEAVTRRANRPGPVAVGMGEVTAVRTMTTTLGDVASELGGGHARHLAVRYLTIDVKRWLDGRYADKVGRELFAATSELVHLIGWMARDEGNQGLSQQYNLYSYRLAAEAGENELAATALRGLADQAIDLGHIPTAVRLAEACEQRGRKLSNPKALAYYRNTFARAAAADGDRATAAKLLTFAQTAIEHAPTRPGQSWASHYSHGRWAHEAGMIHAQMGSLAAAEEHLHLALDIHGLDRRRTRAIVLADLGHVQLKRGNIAQALATWGEFLDCADGVQSVRINDGLTNIAARLPGIPDSPAAAELGERITARA from the coding sequence ATGACTCTCGGGGAGCGCATCCGCGCGGCACGCCAAGCCAGACAGCCCAGATGCAGCCAGGCGAAGCTCGCAGACGAGCTGTCGGTGGCGCGCTGGGGGAAGGCCGGGTTCCTCGACCGGCAGCAGGTCTACCGCTGGGAGACCGGACGACGGGTCCCCACGGAATGGCTCCCGTTCATCGAACAGGTCCTCCAGCTTGATCTATCCGGGGGGAATGAGGCTCCGTTCGCCGATACCGTGGCCTCAGTCATGGGTTTGGGAGGCAGCGACGTGTTGGACCGACGGCAGTTCCTCACAGCGTCAGCTGCCGTCGGCCTTGCCGCGCTCGACCTGCCCGACGCCGAGGCGGTCACCCGCCGCGCGAACCGGCCCGGCCCCGTCGCGGTGGGCATGGGCGAGGTGACGGCCGTCCGCACCATGACCACCACCCTGGGCGACGTCGCCTCCGAGCTCGGCGGCGGGCACGCCCGCCACCTGGCCGTCCGTTACCTCACCATCGACGTCAAGCGCTGGCTGGACGGCCGCTACGCCGACAAGGTCGGCCGTGAGCTGTTCGCCGCCACCAGCGAGCTCGTGCACCTGATCGGCTGGATGGCCCGAGACGAGGGCAACCAGGGTCTGAGCCAGCAGTACAACCTCTACAGCTACCGGCTCGCCGCCGAGGCCGGTGAGAACGAACTCGCTGCCACCGCCCTGCGCGGACTGGCGGACCAGGCCATCGACCTCGGCCACATCCCCACGGCCGTACGGCTCGCCGAGGCGTGCGAACAGCGCGGCCGGAAGCTGAGCAACCCCAAGGCACTGGCGTACTACCGCAACACGTTCGCCCGCGCGGCAGCCGCCGACGGCGACCGCGCCACCGCCGCGAAGCTGCTGACCTTCGCCCAGACCGCCATCGAGCACGCCCCCACCCGGCCCGGCCAGTCGTGGGCCAGCCACTACAGCCACGGCCGGTGGGCGCACGAGGCCGGCATGATCCACGCGCAGATGGGCAGCCTCGCCGCCGCCGAGGAGCACCTGCATCTGGCCCTCGACATCCACGGCCTCGACCGCAGACGCACCCGGGCGATCGTGCTCGCTGACCTCGGCCACGTCCAGCTCAAGCGCGGCAACATCGCCCAGGCCCTGGCGACCTGGGGCGAGTTCCTCGACTGCGCCGACGGCGTACAGTCCGTCCGCATCAACGATGGCCTGACCAACATCGCCGCCCGTCTACCCGGCATCCCCGACAGCCCGGCCGCCGCCGAACTCGGCGAGCGCATCACCGCCCGAGCATGA
- a CDS encoding restriction endonuclease, protein MVGELASHGEGESSEDVPSVLWDSLEGVWEDLGLPERPLWNVAGAGPRPAAEKVRLAALPIGVLAAVGGFVWLVVWLGAWMNDHWGVYAVVPQAVLMLVAVCGAAVERRRRWEERRSRGLRMTPSQLDTVSHQEFESVVRDLMRRDGFTAERVGRGGDDACDVRAVDSDGRIWAVQCKHRRDGWAGKATGVEVLQQVNGTAGPVHGARFAVIVTNGRFSKPAAPWAARHGIRLVDRHALQQWADERRPLWEVLGDVRRPRRLPGRAR, encoded by the coding sequence ATGGTTGGAGAGCTCGCATCGCACGGTGAGGGGGAGTCCTCCGAGGACGTGCCTTCCGTCTTATGGGACTCACTCGAAGGCGTCTGGGAGGATCTGGGGCTGCCCGAACGGCCGCTGTGGAACGTGGCCGGGGCCGGGCCGCGACCAGCTGCTGAGAAGGTGCGACTCGCTGCGCTGCCGATCGGAGTGCTTGCCGCGGTCGGCGGGTTCGTCTGGCTCGTGGTGTGGCTCGGGGCTTGGATGAACGACCACTGGGGCGTCTACGCCGTCGTGCCGCAGGCCGTGCTGATGCTCGTGGCCGTATGCGGGGCGGCCGTGGAGCGACGCCGCAGATGGGAGGAGCGCCGCTCACGCGGCCTGCGGATGACGCCGTCGCAGCTGGACACCGTGAGCCATCAGGAGTTCGAGTCCGTCGTCCGCGATCTGATGCGGCGAGACGGGTTCACTGCCGAGCGCGTCGGCCGCGGCGGCGACGACGCGTGCGACGTACGCGCGGTGGACTCCGATGGGCGGATCTGGGCGGTGCAGTGCAAGCATCGGCGCGACGGCTGGGCGGGGAAGGCCACCGGCGTCGAGGTGCTGCAGCAGGTCAACGGAACCGCTGGGCCGGTCCACGGCGCCCGGTTCGCGGTGATCGTGACCAACGGCCGGTTCAGCAAGCCCGCCGCGCCCTGGGCCGCGCGGCACGGGATCCGGTTGGTGGACCGGCACGCACTCCAGCAGTGGGCTGACGAGCGGCGGCCGCTGTGGGAGGTGCTGGGCGATGTCCGGCGGCCCCGGCGTCTGCCCGGCCGGGCGCGATGA
- the murF gene encoding UDP-N-acetylmuramoyl-tripeptide--D-alanyl-D-alanine ligase, producing the protein MIPLSLEALAAAVGGRLCDVPDPSVLMTAPAVVDSRTVEPGGLFAALPGEHTDGHVFAANAVKAGAVAVLAARPVGVPAVVVEDVLDALAALARTVLAAVPEATVIGLTGSAGKTSTKDLIAQVLPELGPTIATVKSFNGEIGMPLAVTHLDQSVRYIVLEMGARGIGHITHLTRIAPPSVGLVLNVGTAHVGEFGGREQIAQAKGELVEALPADGLAILNADDPLVAAMAPRTSARVLTFGVDNDADVRALDVAVDTSGRASFTLAASGTKVKVALSLHGEHHVSNALAAAAVAIGLGVDVEKTAAALSRAVLVASGRMEVTDRPDGIRIINDAFNANPDSMKAAFTALAAMKDGRRTIAVLGEMKELGADGAEEHRQVGRLVATAGIDVLIAVGGDDARAMAEAAQQDNPQLKVVGADDRDHALTLARDLIQPGDIVLVKGSHSVELEHTAVRLAQPDTMAGDR; encoded by the coding sequence GTGATCCCCCTTTCGCTCGAAGCCCTCGCGGCCGCCGTCGGCGGACGCCTGTGCGACGTGCCGGACCCGTCCGTGCTGATGACCGCGCCCGCCGTCGTCGACTCCCGCACGGTCGAGCCCGGTGGTCTCTTCGCTGCGCTTCCCGGTGAGCACACCGACGGTCACGTCTTCGCGGCGAACGCGGTGAAAGCCGGGGCGGTGGCGGTCCTCGCCGCCCGGCCCGTCGGCGTCCCGGCCGTGGTCGTCGAGGACGTGCTGGACGCCCTCGCCGCCCTGGCCCGCACCGTGCTGGCCGCCGTGCCCGAGGCGACGGTGATCGGGCTGACCGGCTCGGCCGGCAAGACCAGCACCAAGGACCTGATCGCGCAGGTCCTTCCCGAGCTCGGCCCGACGATCGCCACGGTCAAGTCGTTCAACGGCGAGATCGGCATGCCGCTGGCCGTGACCCACCTGGACCAGAGCGTGCGCTACATCGTGCTCGAGATGGGCGCCCGCGGCATCGGCCACATCACCCACCTGACCCGCATCGCCCCGCCGTCGGTCGGCCTGGTCCTCAACGTGGGAACCGCCCACGTCGGCGAGTTCGGCGGACGCGAGCAGATCGCCCAGGCCAAAGGCGAGCTCGTCGAGGCGCTCCCCGCGGACGGCCTGGCGATCCTCAACGCCGACGATCCGCTGGTCGCCGCCATGGCGCCGCGTACCTCTGCCCGGGTGCTGACCTTCGGTGTCGACAACGACGCCGACGTACGGGCCCTGGATGTCGCCGTCGACACCTCCGGCCGGGCCTCCTTCACCCTCGCCGCCTCCGGCACCAAGGTGAAGGTCGCTCTGTCCCTTCACGGCGAGCACCACGTGTCGAACGCGCTGGCCGCGGCCGCCGTCGCGATCGGGCTGGGCGTCGACGTGGAGAAGACGGCCGCCGCGCTGTCCCGCGCGGTCCTCGTCGCGTCGGGGCGCATGGAGGTCACCGACCGGCCCGACGGGATCCGGATCATCAACGACGCGTTCAACGCCAACCCCGATTCGATGAAGGCAGCCTTCACGGCTCTTGCGGCCATGAAGGACGGCCGCCGGACCATCGCCGTCCTGGGCGAGATGAAGGAGCTCGGTGCCGACGGCGCCGAGGAGCACCGGCAGGTCGGCCGTCTCGTCGCCACCGCCGGCATCGACGTGCTGATCGCGGTCGGTGGCGACGACGCGCGGGCCATGGCCGAGGCTGCCCAGCAGGACAACCCGCAGCTGAAGGTCGTCGGCGCCGACGACCGGGACCACGCCCTGACCCTGGCCCGTGACCTGATCCAGCCGGGGGACATCGTCCTGGTCAAGGGCTCCCACAGCGTCGAGCTGGAGCACACGGCGGTGCGCCTGGCCCAGCCCGACACCATGGCCGGCGACCGCTAG
- a CDS encoding UDP-N-acetylmuramate--L-alanine ligase, whose protein sequence is MVETRYVEIPPPAGPLDLSRPHFVGICGAGMSALAHLLAGRGAQVSGSDLRMGEAAAALEEAGCRVRSGHDAANTVGASVVVWSSVIDAANPEIIAARAAGVPVAHRSHVLAQLVAEADRSVVVAGTHGKSTATMMLAAAVGHLHPSWVAGAAPAVSVNGRTGSGLLIAEGDESDRSVALYRPDVAVVLNADDDHPETFSGTGDVVGTLTDFAARAKTLVVSADDAGAREVASRVRGHGDTRVVTFGASAGADVRLLSAAPSQAGSTVTVLGLDGERMSWTVRTPGRPAVLASLAAYAAGRVLGERPEVLAAGLSGFAGVRRRMELVGERRGVRVVDSFAHHPTAIAADITTARELGGGRVIVAFEPCGSTRVRVLGARMGAALGAADEVVLLPVRDAVPSSAGPAVPDEIEEAAVGAGAHVCRVDGLASAADAVAALAAPGDVVLTMGVGEVADLGALLLVPADRPLTVV, encoded by the coding sequence GTGGTTGAAACCAGGTACGTGGAGATTCCGCCGCCCGCCGGTCCGCTGGATCTGAGCCGTCCTCACTTCGTGGGGATCTGCGGGGCGGGCATGTCCGCGCTGGCCCACCTGCTCGCCGGCCGCGGCGCGCAGGTCTCCGGCTCGGATCTGCGCATGGGCGAGGCTGCGGCCGCGCTGGAGGAGGCGGGCTGCCGGGTGCGGTCCGGGCACGACGCCGCGAACACCGTGGGGGCGTCGGTGGTCGTGTGGTCCAGCGTCATCGACGCCGCCAACCCGGAGATCATCGCGGCGCGGGCGGCGGGTGTGCCGGTGGCGCACCGCTCCCACGTCCTGGCGCAGCTCGTGGCCGAGGCGGACCGGTCGGTGGTCGTGGCCGGGACGCACGGGAAGTCGACGGCCACGATGATGCTGGCCGCCGCCGTGGGTCACCTGCACCCGTCGTGGGTGGCCGGTGCCGCACCCGCCGTCTCCGTCAACGGGCGCACCGGCTCGGGCCTGCTGATCGCCGAGGGCGATGAGTCCGACCGCAGCGTGGCGCTGTACCGGCCGGACGTCGCGGTCGTGCTGAACGCCGACGACGACCACCCCGAGACCTTCTCCGGCACCGGTGACGTGGTGGGGACGCTGACGGACTTCGCGGCCAGGGCCAAGACGCTGGTGGTGAGCGCCGACGACGCCGGGGCCCGTGAGGTGGCCAGCCGGGTCCGCGGCCACGGCGACACCCGGGTGGTGACCTTCGGCGCGAGCGCCGGCGCCGACGTGCGGCTGCTGTCGGCGGCGCCCTCGCAGGCCGGCAGCACGGTCACCGTCCTCGGCTTGGACGGCGAGCGGATGTCGTGGACGGTGCGTACGCCCGGCCGTCCGGCGGTGCTCGCGTCGCTCGCCGCGTATGCGGCGGGTCGGGTCCTGGGTGAGCGGCCCGAGGTGCTGGCGGCTGGGCTGTCCGGGTTCGCGGGTGTGCGGCGCCGGATGGAGCTGGTCGGCGAGCGGCGGGGCGTGCGGGTGGTGGACTCCTTCGCCCACCACCCCACCGCGATCGCCGCGGACATCACCACCGCGCGGGAGCTGGGCGGCGGGCGGGTGATCGTCGCGTTCGAGCCGTGCGGGTCGACGCGGGTGCGGGTCCTCGGGGCGCGGATGGGCGCGGCGCTCGGGGCCGCGGACGAGGTGGTGCTCCTGCCCGTCCGCGACGCGGTGCCCTCGTCGGCCGGACCGGCGGTCCCGGACGAGATCGAGGAAGCGGCCGTCGGGGCCGGCGCGCACGTGTGCCGGGTCGACGGCCTGGCCTCGGCCGCGGATGCGGTCGCCGCGCTCGCTGCGCCGGGTGACGTGGTCCTGACGATGGGCGTGGGCGAGGTGGCCGATCTGGGGGCGCTGCTGCTGGTGCCCGCGGACCGGCCCCTGACCGTCGTCTAG